A genomic region of Halopelagius longus contains the following coding sequences:
- a CDS encoding anthranilate phosphoribosyltransferase, giving the protein MAQASEATEFGEWPLKRLMTEVVGSGTKSAEDMTRDQAQDAIRRIFAGEPDPTTLGAFWLANRWKHNNAEELAAYTDVMCEHVEYAEPDADPVDCGANYDGKGKTAILGAAAGIVAAAAGTPVVVHSGDRVPTQKQDAYKHVLDELGVRTELEPEESADMVDETGFGFYYQPAFNPVVDDLWDRRDRMGVRTFFNTIETIANPADADVHLGSFYHLTFAKKMVDTFEQSDHHDLRRVLMFQGMEGYDDIRPGYTKVAEWTDGEFDDFEIETAEYGMDFEYDDLGVDEEDVAGDSAEITEAVLAGERDDRFADAVALNAALRIYAREDAESIDEGLEMARDALESGDAEAVLEDLRGF; this is encoded by the coding sequence ATGGCTCAAGCGTCCGAAGCGACCGAATTTGGGGAGTGGCCGCTGAAGCGTCTGATGACCGAAGTGGTCGGCTCCGGCACCAAGTCCGCGGAGGACATGACGCGCGACCAAGCGCAGGATGCGATTCGGCGCATCTTCGCGGGCGAACCCGACCCGACGACCCTCGGGGCCTTCTGGCTGGCGAACCGCTGGAAGCACAACAACGCCGAGGAACTGGCGGCGTACACCGACGTGATGTGCGAGCACGTCGAGTACGCCGAACCCGACGCGGACCCCGTCGACTGCGGCGCGAACTACGACGGCAAGGGGAAGACGGCGATTCTCGGCGCGGCCGCGGGCATCGTCGCCGCCGCCGCGGGGACGCCCGTCGTCGTCCACTCCGGCGACCGGGTGCCGACGCAGAAGCAGGACGCCTACAAGCACGTCCTCGACGAACTCGGCGTCCGGACGGAACTGGAACCGGAGGAGAGCGCCGACATGGTGGACGAGACCGGATTCGGCTTCTACTACCAACCGGCGTTCAACCCCGTCGTCGACGACCTGTGGGACCGCCGCGACCGGATGGGCGTCCGCACGTTCTTCAACACCATCGAGACCATCGCCAACCCCGCCGACGCCGACGTCCACCTCGGGTCGTTCTACCACCTCACGTTCGCCAAGAAGATGGTCGACACCTTCGAGCAGTCCGACCACCACGACCTGCGCCGCGTCCTCATGTTCCAGGGCATGGAGGGGTACGACGACATCCGCCCCGGGTACACGAAGGTGGCCGAGTGGACCGACGGCGAGTTCGACGACTTCGAGATAGAGACGGCCGAGTACGGCATGGACTTCGAGTACGACGACTTGGGCGTCGACGAAGAGGACGTGGCGGGCGACTCCGCCGAAATCACGGAAGCCGTCCTCGCCGGCGAACGCGACGACCGGTTCGCCGACGCCGTCGCCCTCAACGCCGCCCTGCGCATCTACGCCCGAGAGGACGCA
- the ahbB gene encoding siroheme decarboxylase subunit beta gives MSALEGDWRAGLDDVDAALIDEYQSGFPVEPRPFRAVGEELGVSESEVVERVRRLREKKVFRRFGAVLNPPVIGSSTLAAVSAPESRFEEVAEVINGYRQVNHNYRRDHEWNMWFVVTAASRDRRDEILAEIEERTGCTVLNLPMLTDYYIDLEFPVVNRDRFARESLEATDVSATRISEEATGDLSTLEADLLVEIQDGFPLSPTPYADVAEAVEADVDDVVAAIARLLDDGCIKRIGCVVNHVVTGFDSNCMVVWDVPDDELDARGEAAGRLPYVTLCYHRPRREELDWDYNLFTMIHGREAEAVDEKIDELADDHLPFDHERLYSTETLKQTGAQYEELVGSAERDE, from the coding sequence ATGAGCGCACTGGAGGGCGATTGGCGCGCGGGGCTCGACGACGTCGATGCCGCCCTCATCGACGAGTACCAGAGCGGATTCCCGGTCGAACCGCGACCGTTTCGCGCGGTGGGCGAGGAACTCGGCGTCTCGGAGTCCGAGGTGGTCGAACGGGTGCGGCGACTGCGCGAGAAGAAGGTGTTCCGGCGGTTCGGCGCGGTGTTGAACCCGCCGGTCATCGGGAGTTCGACGCTCGCGGCCGTCAGCGCCCCCGAATCTCGGTTCGAGGAGGTGGCCGAGGTGATAAACGGCTACCGGCAGGTGAACCACAACTACCGCCGGGACCACGAGTGGAACATGTGGTTCGTCGTCACCGCCGCCTCGCGGGACCGACGCGACGAGATTCTCGCCGAAATCGAGGAGCGAACCGGTTGTACGGTGCTGAACCTCCCGATGCTCACGGACTACTACATCGACTTGGAGTTCCCCGTCGTGAATCGGGACCGCTTCGCCCGCGAGAGCCTCGAAGCGACGGACGTCTCCGCGACGCGCATCTCCGAGGAGGCGACCGGCGACCTCTCGACGCTGGAGGCGGACCTCTTGGTCGAGATTCAGGACGGCTTCCCCCTCTCGCCGACGCCGTACGCCGACGTGGCCGAGGCCGTGGAGGCCGACGTGGACGACGTGGTGGCCGCGATAGCCCGCCTCCTCGACGACGGCTGTATCAAGCGAATCGGCTGCGTCGTCAACCACGTCGTCACCGGCTTCGATTCGAACTGCATGGTCGTCTGGGACGTGCCGGACGACGAACTCGACGCCCGCGGCGAGGCCGCCGGTCGGCTTCCGTACGTGACGCTCTGTTACCACCGGCCGCGCCGGGAGGAACTCGACTGGGACTACAACCTCTTTACGATGATTCACGGCCGCGAGGCCGAGGCGGTGGACGAGAAGATAGACGAACTCGCCGACGACCACCTGCCGTTCGACCACGAACGCCTCTACTCGACGGAGACGTTGAAACAGACCGGCGCGCAGTACGAGGAACTGGTCGGGTCGGCCGAACGCGACGAGTGA
- a CDS encoding CehA/McbA family metallohydrolase, with amino-acid sequence MSALTVRIDPHVHSEASYDGSDPVELILEQAAEIGLDAVVITDHDVIHESIRAAELAPMYGLVGIPGVEVSTADGHLLALGVESMPPRREPLGDTVEWIRDHGGVAIVPHPFQRSRHGVRKSQLTDADAIEVYNSWLFTGWKNRRARRFAREYGYPGVAGSDAHKVGYVGRAYTEIDVPDVTRATLTAKDVLDAIYHGTTRVEGRRTPIPTSTRHYGGAALRKSGYYAKLGAIKSGSLAKTGVVQAARTLARVGPFSR; translated from the coding sequence GTGTCTGCCCTCACCGTTCGAATCGACCCACACGTTCACTCGGAGGCGTCGTACGACGGCTCGGACCCGGTGGAGTTGATTCTCGAACAAGCGGCAGAAATCGGACTTGACGCCGTCGTCATCACGGACCACGACGTCATCCACGAGTCGATTCGAGCCGCAGAACTCGCCCCGATGTACGGACTCGTCGGCATCCCCGGGGTGGAGGTATCGACGGCCGACGGACACCTCCTCGCCCTCGGCGTCGAATCGATGCCGCCGCGCCGCGAACCCCTCGGCGACACCGTCGAGTGGATTCGCGACCACGGCGGCGTCGCCATCGTCCCGCACCCGTTCCAGCGGAGTCGCCACGGCGTCCGCAAGAGCCAGTTGACCGACGCCGACGCCATCGAGGTGTACAACTCGTGGCTGTTCACGGGGTGGAAGAACCGCCGCGCGCGCCGATTCGCCCGCGAGTACGGCTACCCCGGCGTCGCCGGGAGCGACGCGCACAAGGTCGGATACGTCGGCCGCGCGTACACCGAGATAGACGTGCCCGACGTGACCCGCGCGACGCTGACCGCAAAGGACGTCCTCGACGCCATCTACCACGGGACGACGCGCGTCGAGGGGCGGCGGACGCCGATTCCGACGAGCACCCGCCACTACGGCGGCGCGGCGCTTCGGAAGAGCGGCTACTACGCGAAGTTGGGCGCTATCAAGAGCGGGTCGCTCGCGAAGACGGGCGTCGTGCAGGCCGCGCGAACGCTCGCCCGCGTCGGCCCCTTTTCGCGCTGA